In a genomic window of Pedobacter sp. KBS0701:
- a CDS encoding ATP-dependent helicase — protein MDYLAGLNPQQRAAVENTKGPVMIVAGAGSGKTRVITFRVAHLIQTGTDPFNILVLTFTNKASKDMRERISKVVGAEAKNIWMGTFHSVFAKILRVEAEKIGYPSNFTIYDTDDSKSVIRAILKEMQLDDKLYAANFVFNRISSAKNNLISWGEYQANDQIQAEDIQNKRPLIGQIYETYAKRCFRAGAMDFDDLLFKTNILLKEHPDVLNKYQQKFRYLMVDEYQDTNFSQYTIVKKLAAAYQNICVVGDDAQSIYAFRGANIQNILNFERDYPDLKVYKLEQNYRSTQNIVDAASSIIANNKNQLEKNVFSENAEGERIKVSRAFTDNEEGKLVAEAIIQERSTKGYQHNDFAILYRTNAQSRAMEEGLRKLNIPYRIYGGQSFYQRKEIKDLIAYFRLTFNPKDEEAIKRVINYPKRGIGDTSIDKIIVAADQHGKTMWDVISNAHEYVDGRLANQLNDFSMMVQSFQAEAKKLDAYDTALFIAQHAGILKELYTDDSVEGRARYENIQELLNGIKEFAEREDIEEKGLDIFMQDVALLTNDDKDGDKNKDTVSLMTIHSAKGLEFKNVFIVGLEENLFPSQMSLTNRTDLEEERRLFYVAITRAEVKLTLTYATSRYRWGTLTNCEPSRFINEISPKFLELDVKPAKSNSFEGSFDDERKTWTSQPRDFFSKPKPAAGATTSAPPVRPKTTSLLAKAHIPTPGFTPSQPHEFQGGMEVEHEKFGFGKIISLEGTLPDVKATVFFQGLGNKQLLLKFAKLMIVK, from the coding sequence TTGGATTATTTAGCAGGATTAAACCCACAACAAAGAGCAGCAGTAGAGAACACAAAAGGACCAGTAATGATTGTTGCAGGTGCAGGTTCGGGCAAAACCAGGGTAATTACCTTTCGCGTAGCCCACCTTATTCAAACCGGTACCGATCCGTTTAATATTCTGGTTTTAACCTTTACCAACAAAGCGAGTAAAGATATGCGCGAGCGTATTAGTAAAGTTGTTGGTGCAGAAGCCAAAAACATTTGGATGGGGACATTTCACTCTGTTTTTGCGAAAATTTTACGTGTGGAGGCTGAAAAAATCGGTTACCCGAGCAACTTTACCATTTACGATACCGACGACAGTAAAAGTGTAATCCGTGCAATTTTGAAAGAAATGCAGCTGGATGATAAATTATATGCAGCAAACTTTGTTTTCAATAGAATTTCATCAGCTAAAAATAATTTAATTTCCTGGGGCGAATATCAGGCTAACGACCAGATACAGGCTGAAGATATCCAGAATAAGCGCCCATTAATTGGCCAGATTTACGAGACTTATGCTAAACGCTGTTTCAGGGCCGGTGCAATGGATTTTGACGATTTATTATTCAAAACCAATATTTTATTGAAAGAACACCCCGATGTTTTAAATAAGTACCAGCAAAAATTCAGGTATTTGATGGTGGATGAGTACCAGGATACCAACTTTTCGCAGTACACCATTGTGAAAAAACTGGCTGCTGCCTATCAAAACATTTGTGTAGTGGGTGACGACGCACAGAGTATTTATGCGTTCCGTGGCGCTAACATCCAGAATATTTTAAATTTCGAACGGGATTATCCTGATTTAAAGGTTTATAAATTAGAACAGAATTACCGTTCTACCCAAAATATTGTTGATGCTGCAAGCAGTATTATTGCCAACAACAAAAACCAGCTTGAAAAGAATGTTTTCTCAGAAAATGCAGAGGGAGAAAGAATTAAAGTTTCGCGGGCTTTTACGGATAATGAAGAGGGTAAATTAGTTGCCGAAGCCATTATTCAGGAGCGCAGTACAAAAGGTTATCAACACAACGATTTTGCCATTTTGTATCGTACCAATGCGCAAAGCAGGGCGATGGAGGAAGGTTTACGTAAACTGAATATTCCTTACCGGATCTACGGCGGTCAATCTTTTTACCAACGCAAAGAGATTAAAGATTTAATTGCCTATTTCCGTTTAACTTTTAATCCGAAGGATGAAGAGGCGATAAAACGCGTAATCAATTACCCTAAACGTGGTATTGGCGACACTTCTATCGATAAAATTATTGTTGCGGCAGATCAGCATGGAAAAACCATGTGGGATGTAATTTCTAATGCACACGAATATGTAGATGGACGTTTAGCCAATCAATTGAACGATTTTTCCATGATGGTGCAAAGCTTCCAGGCAGAGGCGAAAAAACTGGATGCCTATGATACAGCTTTGTTTATTGCTCAGCATGCAGGTATTTTAAAAGAGCTATATACTGATGATAGTGTGGAAGGGCGTGCGAGATACGAAAATATTCAGGAATTATTAAATGGTATTAAGGAGTTTGCAGAGCGCGAAGATATTGAAGAAAAAGGCCTTGATATTTTTATGCAGGATGTTGCCCTCTTAACCAATGATGATAAAGATGGTGATAAAAATAAGGATACGGTTTCTTTAATGACGATCCACTCGGCTAAGGGTCTGGAGTTTAAAAACGTATTTATTGTTGGATTGGAAGAAAATCTGTTTCCATCGCAAATGTCGTTAACCAACCGTACTGATTTAGAGGAGGAGCGCCGTTTATTCTACGTGGCCATTACCCGTGCCGAAGTAAAACTGACACTTACTTATGCCACTTCGCGTTACCGTTGGGGAACTTTAACCAACTGCGAACCTAGCCGTTTTATTAATGAAATTAGTCCGAAATTTTTAGAGTTGGATGTTAAACCGGCCAAATCAAACAGTTTTGAAGGTAGTTTTGACGATGAGCGGAAAACATGGACTTCGCAGCCACGTGATTTCTTCAGCAAACCCAAACCAGCGGCCGGCGCAACTACTTCTGCCCCACCAGTACGTCCGAAAACAACATCATTACTCGCAAAGGCACACATACCAACACCAGGTTTTACCCCATCACAACCACATGAATTTCAGGGCGGTATGGAAGTGGAGCACGAAAAATTTGGTTTTGGAAAAATTATCAGCCTGGAGGGTACATTACCTGATGTTAAGGCAACAGTTTTTTTCCAGGGCTTAGGCAATAAACAGTTACTGCTTAAATTTGCAAAACTGATGATTGTGAAGTAA
- the smc gene encoding chromosome segregation protein SMC, whose protein sequence is MQLTRLEIKGFKSFGDKVTINFNEGVTAIVGPNGCGKSNVIDAMRWVLGEQSTKALRSEKMENIIFNGTKNRKQAQLAEVSLSFDNTKNILPTAYSQVTVTRKLYRNGDSEYRLNDVQCRLKDITDLFLDTGIGSDSYSIIELKMVDEIITNKEHSRRSLFEEASGISKYKLRKKQTFNKLKDTEADLERVEDLLFEIEKNLKTLENQARKAERYYKLKEQYRELSIQLATHRIAFFRTDLKALETQEQSQQVNRAELSTKIDTGEAELQKLKLGSISQEKNLSVQQKATNEFVSKIRAYESEKKVKNEQMRFLQEKETRLSGELEKDKNQVNHIKYNIKRLNEEVLTETEVFNRLESDLKLLKSTLDTLREQQQTEKNRIDNLIKSVNDLQNQVYQSQKEIDILNIQKDALVQETNRNVDDTETKTLELKAFDHALAELDIQVREKQANIKNLTEAEELLKEKLASSEINLSSNKEKLTVENRKKDAKQNEYNLTKSLVDSLEGFPESIRFLKKNNTFAKSALLLSDVLFCNEDYRIAIENYLEPVMNHYVVDQYTDAVQAINLLTDASRGRANFFILENVPDKNPAISDHDGLISALSVIEVDKKYQHLCNLLLQNVYIAIAEQENLFKATPTDSLTILAKNGKYAQTRFTLAGGSVGLFEGKRIGRAKNLENLAKEIKASESLINQHNAAIKAETDNIFNLKEASKINQINALQQEMNRLNNEHISVQTRRDQYQEFITTSENRKTDIAQKIVSIEKALSEKLPALVQLQKNQQEAHINLQEQQLNYQEIADQVNESAGKYNQDNIRFHQQQNKLSGLEKDLDYRFVQEEALNKRIAQNDKELQETLIQITATLQHTDLNDDTLLEMYQQREEMEKGLAEAEQAYFSSKGSINEVENDLTNIRKNREETDFLLTEIKDKKNALKIDLNALKERLAVEFNIDINDLLETETEIEALESEFELRQKVEKMKRQLDEFGAINSMAMEAFKEMEERYTFIQNQKKDLNAAKADLLQTIKEIDDTAKDKFMQAFTQAREHFIVVFRSLFNEEDSCDLILSDINNPLEADIDIIARPKGKRPLSINQLSGGEKTLTATALLFSLYLLKPAPFCIFDEVDAPLDDTNIDKFNNIIRKFSDQSQFIIVSHNKRTIASTDIIYGVTMVEQGVSRVVAVDLREVAA, encoded by the coding sequence ATGCAACTTACCAGGTTAGAAATTAAAGGTTTTAAGAGCTTTGGCGATAAAGTGACCATCAACTTTAATGAGGGTGTTACCGCTATCGTTGGCCCGAATGGTTGCGGAAAATCTAATGTAATTGATGCTATGCGCTGGGTTTTAGGCGAACAAAGCACTAAAGCCCTGCGATCAGAAAAGATGGAGAACATCATTTTCAACGGAACAAAAAACCGTAAACAGGCACAGCTTGCAGAGGTTTCATTAAGCTTTGATAATACAAAAAATATCCTTCCTACCGCTTATTCACAGGTTACCGTAACCCGTAAACTCTACAGAAATGGAGACAGCGAATATCGCCTAAACGATGTTCAATGCAGGTTAAAAGACATTACCGACCTTTTTCTAGACACCGGAATCGGCTCTGATAGTTATTCTATTATTGAGCTGAAAATGGTGGATGAAATTATCACCAATAAAGAACACAGCCGTCGTTCTCTATTTGAAGAAGCATCAGGGATCTCGAAGTACAAATTACGTAAAAAGCAGACTTTCAACAAATTAAAAGACACAGAAGCCGATTTAGAGCGGGTTGAAGATTTACTTTTCGAAATCGAAAAAAACCTTAAAACCTTAGAAAACCAGGCACGCAAAGCTGAACGTTATTATAAGTTAAAAGAACAATACCGCGAACTGAGCATTCAGTTGGCTACACATCGCATAGCCTTCTTCCGTACCGACTTAAAAGCTTTAGAAACACAGGAGCAAAGTCAACAGGTGAACCGTGCAGAACTTAGCACCAAAATAGACACCGGTGAAGCCGAACTGCAAAAACTTAAACTAGGCAGTATTAGTCAGGAAAAGAACCTTTCCGTACAACAAAAGGCTACAAACGAGTTTGTTTCTAAAATCCGCGCTTACGAAAGTGAGAAAAAAGTAAAGAATGAGCAGATGCGTTTTTTACAGGAAAAAGAAACACGCTTATCTGGCGAACTCGAAAAAGATAAAAACCAGGTTAACCACATTAAATACAACATCAAACGTTTAAATGAAGAAGTTTTAACAGAAACAGAGGTTTTTAACCGCCTGGAATCTGATTTAAAGCTACTGAAATCTACGCTTGATACTTTACGGGAGCAACAACAGACCGAGAAAAACAGGATTGACAACCTGATCAAATCTGTTAACGACCTACAAAACCAAGTATACCAGTCGCAAAAAGAAATTGATATCCTGAACATCCAGAAAGATGCCCTGGTACAGGAAACCAACCGGAATGTAGATGATACCGAAACCAAAACCTTAGAGTTAAAGGCTTTCGATCATGCTTTAGCCGAACTTGATATCCAGGTAAGGGAAAAGCAGGCCAATATAAAAAACCTCACGGAAGCCGAAGAACTTTTAAAAGAAAAACTGGCTAGTTCCGAAATCAACCTGAGTTCGAACAAGGAAAAACTTACGGTCGAAAATCGTAAAAAAGATGCCAAACAGAATGAATATAACCTGACCAAATCGCTGGTTGACAGTTTAGAAGGTTTTCCTGAGTCGATCCGTTTTTTAAAGAAAAACAATACTTTTGCTAAAAGTGCCCTGCTCCTTTCCGATGTCTTATTCTGTAATGAAGATTACCGCATAGCAATAGAAAATTATCTTGAACCGGTAATGAATCATTATGTTGTTGATCAGTATACAGATGCCGTTCAGGCCATCAACCTCTTAACTGATGCCAGTCGCGGAAGGGCAAATTTCTTTATTTTAGAAAATGTTCCCGATAAAAACCCGGCCATTAGCGATCATGATGGTCTCATTTCCGCTCTATCCGTTATTGAAGTCGACAAAAAATACCAGCACCTCTGCAACCTGCTTTTACAAAATGTATATATCGCAATAGCCGAGCAGGAAAATTTGTTTAAAGCCACACCAACAGATAGTTTAACTATTTTGGCCAAAAATGGGAAATATGCCCAAACCAGATTTACCTTGGCAGGTGGTTCTGTGGGACTATTTGAAGGTAAAAGGATTGGTCGTGCTAAGAATTTGGAAAATCTGGCAAAAGAAATTAAAGCTTCAGAATCACTGATCAATCAGCATAATGCAGCTATAAAAGCCGAAACAGACAACATATTTAACCTGAAAGAGGCTTCAAAAATTAATCAGATCAACGCTTTACAACAGGAAATGAACCGTTTAAACAACGAACACATTTCTGTGCAGACCCGCCGAGATCAATATCAGGAGTTTATCACCACCAGCGAAAACCGCAAAACGGATATCGCTCAAAAGATCGTATCGATAGAAAAAGCCTTGTCGGAGAAATTGCCTGCACTGGTTCAACTGCAAAAAAATCAGCAAGAAGCACATATCAATCTACAAGAACAACAGCTTAATTATCAGGAAATTGCCGATCAGGTAAATGAAAGTGCGGGAAAATACAACCAGGATAACATCCGTTTCCACCAACAACAAAATAAGTTATCGGGTTTAGAAAAAGATTTGGATTACCGTTTTGTACAGGAAGAAGCTTTAAATAAGCGCATTGCCCAAAATGACAAAGAATTACAGGAAACACTAATACAAATTACGGCAACATTACAACATACCGATCTGAATGATGATACACTTTTAGAAATGTATCAGCAACGTGAAGAAATGGAAAAAGGGCTTGCGGAAGCCGAGCAGGCATATTTTTCAAGTAAAGGGAGCATTAACGAGGTAGAAAACGACCTGACGAACATCCGCAAAAACCGCGAAGAAACCGATTTTCTGTTAACGGAGATTAAGGATAAAAAGAATGCTTTAAAAATCGACTTAAATGCCCTAAAAGAACGTTTAGCTGTCGAATTCAATATCGATATCAATGATCTTTTAGAAACCGAGACTGAAATTGAAGCACTGGAAAGCGAGTTCGAACTGCGCCAGAAAGTAGAAAAAATGAAACGCCAGCTGGATGAATTTGGCGCCATCAACTCCATGGCTATGGAGGCTTTTAAAGAAATGGAAGAACGTTATACCTTTATCCAGAACCAGAAAAAGGACCTCAACGCCGCCAAAGCCGATCTTTTACAAACCATAAAAGAAATTGATGATACGGCTAAAGATAAATTTATGCAGGCTTTTACTCAGGCCCGTGAACATTTTATTGTGGTTTTCCGCTCTTTATTTAACGAAGAAGATAGCTGCGACCTGATTTTATCAGACATCAATAATCCTTTAGAAGCTGATATCGATATTATTGCCCGCCCGAAAGGGAAAAGACCATTATCTATTAACCAACTATCTGGTGGAGAAAAAACGTTAACAGCTACTGCCCTATTGTTTTCACTATATCTGTTAAAACCTGCGCCTTTCTGTATTTTCGATGAGGTTGATGCCCCATTGGATGATACCAACATCGATAAATTCAACAATATTATCCGCAAATTCTCCGATCAATCGCAGTTTATCATTGTATCGCATAACAAACGCACCATTGCCAGCACCGATATCATTTATGGGGTAACCATGGTAGAGCAGGGTGTTTCGAGAGTAGTAGCAGTAGATTTGAGGGAAGTAGCAGCGTAA
- a CDS encoding DUF2281 domain-containing protein, with protein MLATVKGYYEKGKITLKEKAPVQTKTEVIVTFLTDEQPAILKRIPGALKGKISIPDNFNDPLDDLKEYM; from the coding sequence ATGTTAGCTACTGTTAAAGGATATTACGAAAAAGGAAAGATAACGTTGAAAGAAAAAGCACCTGTACAAACAAAAACAGAGGTTATTGTTACTTTTCTTACAGATGAACAACCAGCTATCTTAAAAAGAATTCCGGGTGCGCTAAAAGGTAAAATATCAATCCCAGATAATTTTAACGATCCTCTAGATGATTTAAAAGAGTACATGTAA
- a CDS encoding type II toxin-antitoxin system VapC family toxin, which yields MASNYYLLDTHCLLWFQENSPKIPKKVLDIIQNIENVIYFSQISLFQISIKQSLGKLPHFSVTVEGIYNQALLDGFTFLSIENPSIFNYNKVPLLNGHRDPFDRLIISSAIQQDATSLSADEKLKLYPNILKLLWQ from the coding sequence ATGGCATCTAATTACTATCTTTTAGATACACATTGCTTACTTTGGTTTCAGGAAAACAGTCCAAAAATCCCCAAAAAAGTATTGGATATTATTCAAAATATAGAAAATGTCATTTACTTTAGTCAAATTAGTTTATTCCAAATCTCAATAAAACAATCTCTTGGTAAACTTCCCCATTTCAGTGTAACTGTTGAGGGCATTTATAATCAAGCACTTTTAGATGGCTTTACTTTTTTATCAATTGAAAATCCCTCAATTTTCAATTATAATAAAGTCCCATTGTTGAATGGGCACAGAGATCCATTCGATCGGTTAATAATTTCTTCAGCGATACAACAAGATGCTACTTCATTATCCGCCGATGAAAAATTGAAGCTTTATCCAAATATTTTAAAATTGCTTTGGCAGTAA
- a CDS encoding M28 family peptidase: protein MKILYIIPLAMMLSCCSSVKNQNNTASGKLDTQLLKDVEVLSSDAYQGRKTGTKGAEMARAYIIERFQKLGLKSYPQHVNYAQEFTFNGRNGAKVNGTNIIGYIPGKSSNVVVVSAHYDHLGVIKDEVFNGADDNASGTAGLLKIAAYFAKNKPNNTIIFASFDAEEMGLQGAKAFVGNPPVPVNTIAIDLNMDMISHSDKGELYVCGTFKYPDLKKYVDTTKTNIKLLFGHDDPKQGHDDWTNQSDQGAFNAKNIPFLYFGVEDHKDYHKATDEYSTITKPFFSNAASAVLDVVKSIDTQTGLQQLLKDKMIMMDNPGKSKRF, encoded by the coding sequence ATGAAAATCCTATATATCATTCCTTTAGCGATGATGCTAAGTTGCTGTTCATCAGTAAAAAATCAAAACAATACTGCTTCAGGTAAGTTAGATACTCAATTGTTAAAAGACGTTGAAGTATTATCTTCCGATGCTTACCAAGGTAGAAAAACCGGAACAAAAGGGGCCGAAATGGCCAGGGCATATATTATAGAAAGGTTTCAGAAACTGGGTTTAAAATCCTACCCACAACATGTAAACTACGCACAGGAATTCACTTTCAATGGTAGAAATGGTGCAAAAGTAAATGGAACCAACATTATTGGGTACATTCCAGGTAAAAGTAGCAATGTCGTCGTGGTATCAGCTCATTACGACCATTTAGGCGTGATCAAGGATGAGGTTTTTAATGGCGCCGACGATAATGCATCAGGAACTGCAGGCTTATTAAAAATTGCAGCCTATTTCGCTAAGAACAAGCCGAACAACACGATCATTTTCGCTTCTTTCGATGCGGAAGAAATGGGTTTACAAGGTGCAAAGGCATTTGTAGGTAATCCACCAGTGCCTGTTAATACTATCGCTATTGATTTAAACATGGATATGATCAGCCATAGTGATAAAGGTGAACTCTACGTATGTGGGACTTTCAAATATCCTGATTTAAAGAAATATGTAGATACGACTAAAACCAATATCAAATTACTTTTCGGCCACGACGATCCAAAACAAGGTCACGATGACTGGACCAACCAGAGCGACCAGGGCGCATTTAATGCTAAAAATATTCCATTCTTATATTTCGGTGTGGAAGATCACAAAGATTACCATAAAGCTACAGATGAATATTCTACCATCACCAAACCATTTTTCAGTAATGCTGCAAGCGCTGTACTGGATGTGGTAAAAAGTATAGACACACAAACTGGCTTACAACAGTTGTTAAAGGATAAAATGATCATGATGGACAATCCAGGAAAATCGAAAAGATTTTAA
- a CDS encoding BlaI/MecI/CopY family transcriptional regulator, producing the protein MIKELTKAEEQVMLILWEMGEALVKDVIEKMNEPKPAYNTVSTVIRVLEGKGFVNHKAIGNTHIYFPIIKETDYKRFAIDKVMNNYFENSYESLVSFLVKEKSMSTEELNEIIQLAEKLKKDK; encoded by the coding sequence ATGATAAAAGAACTTACAAAAGCAGAAGAACAGGTAATGCTTATTCTTTGGGAAATGGGCGAAGCCCTGGTTAAAGATGTTATTGAAAAAATGAACGAACCAAAGCCCGCTTATAACACGGTCTCTACAGTAATCAGGGTCTTGGAAGGAAAAGGTTTTGTTAATCATAAGGCCATCGGGAATACACACATCTACTTCCCTATTATTAAAGAAACTGATTATAAACGTTTTGCAATAGATAAAGTGATGAACAATTACTTCGAAAACTCTTATGAAAGCCTGGTTTCCTTTCTGGTAAAAGAAAAAAGTATGAGTACCGAAGAACTCAACGAAATTATTCAATTGGCAGAGAAACTTAAAAAAGACAAGTGA
- a CDS encoding M56 family metallopeptidase: MGWLYYLLEANLYLILFYGFYRLFLHRETFYGLNRYYLIFSSILAFTLPFFQLGFLKKDIIANYNGLTHIQDAPPLFSAANVCLSVYIIICLVLSLKIFWGLRHIKRLMRNAKRRKENGITLIEINHSKMAFSFFNLLFIDPEMNQKDTVLKHEMVHIKQKHSIDILFFELIQISSWFNPVTYFIKNDIKLVHEYLADEATTCKDIAKYEYALFLIQNSYGNQEVTLSSQFFNSSLLKNRISMLNQKKSAKWARLKLLFILPLTGFMLCLSTMAFTKDYATIQFGQKKESLTIVFQDTTKKKADKKRLPPPPPKEPNQSKSKKVKEITINEAPITVDHKKEARRLPPPPPVEPGSLKSKKSSPPKVDQIRFAPPIVKKDKKNLPVPPPPPLVEPKTKKSGGK; the protein is encoded by the coding sequence ATGGGCTGGTTATATTATTTACTCGAAGCAAATCTATATCTTATCCTATTTTATGGATTTTATAGATTATTTCTCCACAGGGAAACCTTTTATGGATTAAACAGGTATTACCTGATTTTCAGTTCGATACTTGCTTTTACACTCCCGTTTTTTCAGCTGGGGTTCTTAAAAAAAGATATAATCGCTAATTATAACGGACTTACCCATATTCAAGATGCACCGCCATTATTTAGTGCAGCCAATGTATGTTTATCGGTCTACATCATCATCTGTCTTGTTTTAAGTTTAAAGATTTTCTGGGGATTACGGCATATCAAAAGATTAATGCGTAATGCTAAAAGACGTAAGGAAAACGGTATTACCCTAATTGAGATAAACCACTCGAAGATGGCATTTTCATTCTTTAATTTATTGTTTATCGATCCTGAAATGAACCAAAAAGATACGGTGTTAAAGCATGAAATGGTTCACATTAAACAAAAACATAGCATTGATATCCTGTTTTTTGAACTGATACAGATTTCAAGCTGGTTTAATCCAGTTACTTATTTCATCAAAAACGACATCAAACTCGTCCACGAATATTTAGCCGACGAAGCAACTACCTGCAAAGACATTGCGAAATACGAATACGCATTATTTCTGATCCAAAATTCGTATGGAAACCAGGAAGTTACGCTTAGTAGTCAATTTTTCAACTCCTCACTACTAAAAAATAGAATAAGTATGTTAAACCAAAAAAAATCTGCAAAATGGGCCAGGCTCAAATTGTTATTTATCCTTCCGTTAACCGGATTTATGCTATGCCTATCTACAATGGCATTTACAAAAGATTATGCTACCATTCAATTTGGACAAAAAAAGGAAAGCTTAACCATCGTTTTTCAGGATACGACCAAGAAAAAAGCTGACAAGAAGAGGTTACCACCGCCGCCTCCTAAAGAACCAAATCAATCAAAATCCAAAAAAGTTAAAGAAATAACGATTAATGAAGCTCCTATTACTGTAGATCATAAAAAAGAAGCACGAAGATTACCACCGCCACCGCCGGTTGAACCAGGCTCTTTAAAATCAAAAAAATCTAGCCCTCCAAAAGTTGATCAGATTCGTTTCGCTCCACCTATTGTAAAAAAAGATAAAAAGAACTTGCCAGTACCACCGCCGCCACCGCTAGTTGAACCAAAAACTAAAAAAAGTGGTGGTAAATAG
- a CDS encoding ATP-binding protein: MSILFLYLSMIHRVGKNKLKQLASKFRVVAVVGPRQSGKTTICKTTFPRKPYVSLENPDIAEFATADPKGFLKQFKNGAILDEVQKLPHLFSYIQQIVDENNKAGFFILSGSNNFLMQESISQTLAGRVAYLHLLPCSLKELKTAKLLSDYQSHIFSGAYPEPLYKNIDTVDWYPNYINTYVERDVRQLKNITNLALFMKFLRLCAGRTGQILNMQSLSNDCGIDAKTVQAWLYILQSSYIIYLLRPFYNNYNKRIIKAPKLYFYDTGVACSLLGLQNVEQLAFHPSTGALFENMMIIDLLKQRLNNGLQDNLYYWRDKTGNELDVLLDTATTVTAIEIKAGATMTSDYQKGLLYFKNLADDKKKLKTIICYTGSIIQNRSNGIEVRPWEKMM; encoded by the coding sequence TTGTCTATTTTATTTTTATATTTATCTATGATTCATAGAGTTGGTAAAAATAAATTAAAACAATTGGCCTCTAAGTTTAGAGTTGTTGCAGTTGTTGGTCCACGACAGAGTGGTAAAACAACGATCTGCAAGACAACTTTCCCCCGTAAGCCTTATGTATCACTTGAAAATCCCGATATAGCTGAATTTGCCACAGCTGATCCAAAGGGGTTTTTAAAGCAATTTAAAAATGGGGCCATTTTAGATGAAGTGCAAAAATTACCTCATTTGTTTTCTTATATCCAACAAATTGTAGATGAAAATAATAAAGCCGGTTTTTTTATCTTGAGTGGAAGCAATAACTTTTTAATGCAGGAAAGTATATCCCAGACTTTGGCTGGTAGAGTAGCTTATTTACATTTATTGCCATGCAGTTTAAAAGAATTAAAGACGGCGAAATTATTATCGGATTATCAAAGCCATATATTTTCTGGGGCATATCCAGAGCCTTTATATAAAAATATCGATACTGTAGATTGGTATCCCAACTATATCAATACTTATGTAGAAAGAGATGTTCGACAATTGAAAAATATCACAAATTTGGCATTGTTCATGAAATTTTTACGCTTATGTGCAGGTAGAACGGGACAAATTTTGAATATGCAGTCGCTTAGCAACGATTGTGGTATTGATGCCAAAACGGTGCAGGCATGGTTATATATTTTGCAATCAAGTTATATCATTTATTTGCTAAGACCATTTTATAATAACTACAATAAACGGATAATAAAAGCCCCAAAACTTTATTTTTACGATACAGGCGTTGCTTGTAGTTTGTTGGGACTTCAAAATGTAGAGCAACTTGCATTTCATCCCAGTACTGGTGCATTGTTCGAAAATATGATGATTATAGACCTGCTTAAACAACGTTTAAACAATGGTTTGCAGGATAATCTATATTACTGGCGTGATAAAACAGGAAATGAATTGGATGTACTACTTGACACCGCCACGACAGTTACGGCAATAGAAATTAAAGCTGGGGCAACAATGACTTCCGATTATCAAAAAGGCTTGTTATATTTTAAAAATCTGGCAGATGATAAGAAGAAATTAAAAACCATTATTTGTTATACAGGATCGATTATCCAAAACCGTAGTAATGGTATTGAAGTAAGGCCTTGGGAAAAAATGATGTAA
- the rsmG gene encoding 16S rRNA (guanine(527)-N(7))-methyltransferase RsmG yields MLDVKPDIILKYFPDLSEKQIAQFSQLFELYSFWNAQINVISRKDIEELYERHVLHSLGIAKVCTFKAGESVLDVGTGGGFPGIPLAILFPETQFYLVDSIGKKIKVVKEVASALGLDNLKADHLRAEQVKEKFNFVVSRAVTRLGEFYPWIQGKFKKDSLNAIPNGILYLKGGDLADEIKESKLKAELYPLSAYFEEDFFETKFVVYVPQ; encoded by the coding sequence ATGCTTGATGTAAAGCCCGATATTATTTTAAAATATTTTCCTGATCTAAGCGAAAAACAGATTGCCCAGTTTTCGCAACTGTTCGAATTATATAGCTTTTGGAATGCACAGATCAATGTAATTTCGAGAAAGGATATTGAAGAACTATATGAACGCCATGTATTACACTCGTTAGGGATAGCTAAGGTTTGTACTTTTAAAGCTGGTGAATCAGTTCTAGATGTAGGTACAGGTGGTGGTTTTCCAGGTATTCCGTTGGCTATTTTATTTCCTGAAACACAATTCTATCTGGTAGATTCTATCGGAAAAAAAATCAAAGTGGTAAAAGAAGTGGCTTCGGCACTTGGACTGGATAATTTAAAAGCCGATCATTTAAGGGCAGAGCAGGTTAAAGAGAAATTTAACTTTGTAGTATCGAGAGCGGTTACGCGTTTGGGCGAATTTTATCCATGGATACAGGGTAAATTTAAAAAAGACTCCTTAAATGCCATTCCAAATGGGATTTTGTATCTAAAAGGTGGCGATTTAGCTGATGAGATTAAGGAATCAAAACTGAAAGCAGAATTATATCCGCTTTCAGCTTATTTTGAGGAAGATTTCTTTGAAACGAAATTCGTGGTTTACGTGCCGCAGTAG